One Thermus sp. CCB_US3_UF1 DNA window includes the following coding sequences:
- the hemG gene encoding protoporphyrinogen oxidase → MAQVAVVGGGWAGLAAALALEEAGADFLLLEASPRLGGKVFTHRKDGFLVEGGPDASVRYKREVLELAGRFGLEPLGTLPAKPAAYILRRGRAHPLPEGLLQVVPGDFLGLVRTPLLSLGGKLRALYDLLLPRGRKEDESLRAFVERRLGLEVYEALVAPLAGGIYGGEPDELSMRAAFPQLLALEEKHRSLLLGAMRARRARPSREGGSLFFSFREGLGALTARMAAQVAEKTLLATPVLGVEPLGGRYRLHTPRGTLEAEALILATPAPVAGGLLRPFLPQATALLKGIPHIPAATASLAFREELPVEGHGLLMAKGEGYRVRGFTWTHRKWPGRAPEGFSLVRAYFSGEVARLSEAELVRVALEDLRRHLGQEVRPERTFAFRFPEGMPAYRVGHRERIRGLEMALLQAPGVFLAGNYLEGVGLPEVVRSGQRAAERALGYLALAPKAERL, encoded by the coding sequence CTGGGCGGGGCTGGCCGCCGCCTTGGCCCTCGAGGAGGCCGGGGCCGACTTCCTCCTCCTGGAAGCCTCCCCCCGCCTAGGGGGCAAGGTCTTCACCCACCGCAAGGACGGGTTCTTGGTGGAGGGGGGGCCGGACGCCAGCGTGCGCTACAAGCGGGAGGTCCTGGAGCTGGCCGGGCGCTTCGGCCTGGAGCCCCTAGGCACCCTGCCCGCCAAGCCCGCGGCCTACATCCTGCGCCGGGGCAGGGCTCACCCCCTTCCCGAGGGGCTCTTGCAGGTGGTGCCGGGGGACTTCCTGGGCCTCGTCCGCACCCCCTTGCTCTCCCTTGGGGGAAAGCTCCGGGCCCTTTACGACCTCCTCCTTCCCCGGGGGAGGAAGGAGGACGAAAGCCTAAGGGCGTTTGTGGAAAGGCGGCTGGGCCTCGAGGTCTACGAGGCCCTGGTCGCCCCCCTGGCGGGGGGGATCTACGGCGGGGAACCGGACGAGCTCTCCATGAGGGCCGCCTTCCCCCAGCTCCTGGCCCTAGAAGAGAAGCACCGCAGCCTCCTCCTGGGGGCCATGCGCGCGCGGCGGGCCCGCCCAAGCCGCGAGGGGGGCAGCCTCTTCTTCTCCTTCCGCGAGGGCCTGGGCGCCCTCACCGCCAGGATGGCCGCCCAGGTGGCGGAAAAGACCCTCCTCGCCACCCCGGTCCTGGGGGTGGAGCCCCTGGGGGGGCGCTACCGCCTCCACACCCCTAGGGGCACCCTGGAGGCCGAGGCCCTCATCCTGGCCACCCCGGCCCCGGTGGCCGGGGGCCTCCTCCGGCCCTTCCTCCCCCAGGCCACCGCCCTCCTCAAGGGGATCCCCCACATCCCCGCGGCCACGGCCAGCCTGGCCTTCCGGGAGGAGCTCCCGGTGGAGGGGCACGGCCTCCTCATGGCCAAGGGGGAAGGGTACCGGGTGCGGGGCTTCACCTGGACCCACCGGAAGTGGCCGGGAAGGGCCCCCGAGGGGTTCAGCCTGGTGCGGGCCTACTTCTCCGGGGAGGTGGCCCGGCTTTCCGAGGCCGAGCTGGTGCGGGTGGCCCTGGAGGACCTCCGCCGCCACCTGGGCCAGGAGGTGCGCCCCGAGCGCACCTTCGCCTTCCGCTTCCCCGAGGGGATGCCCGCCTACCGGGTGGGCCACCGGGAGCGGATCAGGGGGCTGGAGATGGCCCTCCTCCAGGCCCCGGGGGTCTTTTTGGCCGGGAACTACCTGGAAGGGGTGGGCCTGCCCGAAGTGGTGCGCTCGGGGCAAAGGGCGGCGGAAAGGGCCCTGGGCTACCTGGCCCTGGCCCCCAAGGCCGAAAGGCTCTAG